From the Elaeis guineensis isolate ETL-2024a chromosome 16, EG11, whole genome shotgun sequence genome, the window GACTTTTGAAGACCATAAGAATCTTATACTTACAGTTAGTCtcacatgaaaaagaaaaaaaaatcatataaatttaGCCTCAAAATCTAAAAGTTAAAGCATAAGCAATATCCTGAGGACTTTTCAACAGCAaattctgaaaaattaaaaaataggtgAGCTCATATCTAAATTACCTGCATATATCTAGCGAGTACAAGAAAATCAGTATCTTTAACCAAGTCCAAGATctcattttctcttttatttccTGGAGAAGTGGGCAAGCAATGATAAGGAATCCCGTGTCTTTCAAGAAACCGAATAACATGAGTATTGGGAGCTCTCTCATGATTGCTGCTACAATGCATTATGGATTTGAAAATTAATTACAGAACAGATGTATCATGAAAAAGGAATTCAACAATATATTTCACCTTATGACACATTTGATATCCACTGGCAGTCTACCATCCTGCCATTCATGTAGTAAGTCCGCCAAACAATGTTCCTACAACAGTCATTTACAAGCCATCAGACATCATCACCATTCTCATCATCCTCCAGTTTTTTCCAATCAAAATGAGGTCAAACATGCAGCATAGCTCCATGTACAGAAGGCTCCATAGAAGGTCTGAACCACTTTTTAGGAAGAGAGTCtgttaaaatttaaactatagtcctattaaattcttaattattgatGCATAGCAAAACAAATAAGCAAGAAATAGTTATATAATGCTCTCAAGATTTCTGTTCAGTATTTACCTTGAATATGATACTACTACAATTTTATCTGGTCGAGAAAAATTAGACCACAAGTTAATTTTTCAGTCATATACTCAAAACTAGAAAGAAAATTGCTTCTAGAagaatcaaaaatagaaaaaaatcacaCCTGCTTGGAAGCAAGAACTGCAATCTTATGTTTTGGGTCTAGATCTGGAACTCGTACAATAGATATTTTAGCATTGAAAAACTTTGACAAATTCGAGAAGTCATTGTCCATCACAACCCTCGGCCAACGTGCAGGATCAAATATGAATTCACTGCCAAGTTGCATCAGTAGGAAGTCTTAGATTTACTTTAACCAAGCAAAATATGTTTAAGATGCAGTTCAAATCCAGCCACCTATGAATGTCATGAGCATCCAGCCACGAGGCCATGACCCTCAAGCTAAATACTTTGCCATGATAAGGCGCATATCAAGTATATGAACCACCCACTAGTGGCCCTACTTTtcttttgatatttaaaatttactgTTATCATAAGTAGTTCAGCATATTTTGCTTTAGCCATAAGACTCCAAGAGCGTTAGGGTTAAGAATCAGATCAGTAGCTTGCAAATCAGAGGCAATCATCAGACACCAACTCCCAGCAAATATGTCACCATGTTAAGGCAGATATAATTATCAAGTATATTAATCACTCACTAATGGCCCTACTTTtcttttgatatttaaaatttactgTTGTTACAAATAGTTCAGCAAATTTTGCCCTAGTCATCAGACACCAGAAGCTGTTAGGGTTAAGAATCAGATCAGCAGCTTGCCCAACGAGAGGTAAACATCTGACACCAGCTCCCGTCATCTCTTTAGGATCAGTAATTATGTGCCTCCTCAGCTGAATTGAGGACTTCCCAGTCCAATTTGTTGGGACATAGATAGTCCTTAGGTATTTTCACCCACCGTTAGAGGGATAGTTGCCTTGGCTTGATGACAGTTACCTATTACTTCAGATCCATGTCCTTACTGTTAAGACAGTGTTCAAATCAAACTGCATATCATCAGTAGGTAATCATCATCACATAGTAGTATGTGCCTGTGTGGTAGCTATGATGCTCCCCAATGAATAATAATCCTCCAGGCTTTTGTTCCAACCTTCATCATTAGGCGCTCTAATTTTCTTGGCTCCTAACTGCATCAATCAAAGTTAAGGATCTACTATTGGAAGgggcttatatgatttttaatactGGAATAGCAATCTAAAACAGAGGCCAGTAAAGCACATTCTTAAGGCTGGATAATAAAACCGAAATTCCAACCTACTCTTGGAGATTCTGATTGTTCTCCACACGTATAGTTTCCTGCAGAATCATGATCTCCTTTTGAACTTCCATGGCTCTAAAGGCTCCTTACTGTCAAAAAAAGATTCTAGGCATCATGTCTCAAAATCAACATGTTTTTCTTTTAGAAAGAAAATGAAATTTACGTAGGCCTGTCAGTGTATAAACATTGATTCCCAGGAAAATATAAGTGGGGTTGCAGGTTTTTGCCACAAAATCTACAAGCCAAGAAGTTGCAAAATGCTTTGTaaaggttttttttttattattattaatttgaaATATACAAGCTAGTAGGCCATTTGGGCTAGGGACTCTATCATTTTTATGTGACTAAACAATTGCATCTGTCACACAATAGGATGAAAATCATCCTTAGAATTGATGAATGATAATCATAAAGAACTAATAAGCATCAACATCGTTTTTCTTAGAGGAGCAAGTCTCAATAAAGTAGTTGACTATTTGGTTTTTTTATGTTGGAGAGTCTTTATAAGATCCTCCCTCTTAAGATCATATATGAAAGCAAAGAATTGACACATCTTATTGTGTTcaatttgatataatttttgctttcaaaatttttatacttGTAGAAGAATATGGATTTAATATCCTCTATGTCTCAATTTGTAGACTGACCAAGCCCGATCTTTCTCTTGTTGAATTTGTTAAGAAGCTTAACTAAAGCTTATAGTCTGGTATTAGATTGTCGATACTAAACCCCATAGTAGTACCATCTTATTACAGTGTCAGTACACTCAATATAAGGGCCAATTCAGCATACCAAGTGTCGATATACCCCTCGTACTGTATTATCGATTCAGTACTAATATAATACAATTGGTACAAACTGGTACCACAAATCTTGGTCCATAAAATACTTGTCTACAAGTAAGCTTTCTTTCCCAGCTTTCAACTGTCCCCACCACCACCCCCGCCCACCCACCTTTCTTTTCTCCTCAACATCTAGGCAACCCCTTTCCCCTTCTCTAATTCTGGTTCCTTTTTTCTTTTAACACTCTACTTTTCGCCATATTTCTTTCTTTGCTACAAGCTGAACTCTCTCCCCACAGTCCCTCCTCTCCTCTTTACCCCTCCTTTTTCTCCCTCTATTTTTGTAggatttttttccttcttataaTCATTTCTGCATGTATGAACATAGGGAATTCAAGGTATAAAGAAATAACATGCCCCATAACATGCAGAGAATTCAAGGTTCCAAGCACTTACAGGCCAACCTAGTTACTTCTCCCAACTTTGACATTACCTTAACATCTTATCCAGAAGAACcacatgattcacaatcatctacaacaaaTGGCGATCCAACTACTTAAATTTGCAAAGACTCCAGCACAAAAATTGAAGAAATCGTGAGTATACATACAATGAAGATCAAGTAAGGTGATTATTGACATTACTTGGTGCAACGGCATACTTGCACATTCTCTGATTGGTAATCAATCAATGAGGTCAACCAACAATGCATGAACAATGATTTTTCTAGTGCAAGCTGGACATCCACACAACAGTCTAGTTCTTTCCCACCAAGGTAGAATCAACATGACATCTTACTTTAGCTATTCTGACATATGTATCGAATGGTGGAGTATCCTTATGTGTTCAGTGGTACCACATCAATTTGCACACCTTCCTAAATGCAAGGGGTTAAGAGACTTTGCAAGGCCAACCAAGAGTCATCCTGTTGAGTTGTTGAAGAATTACTTTGAGTAGTTATATTATTATGATTTAGTGGGTCCTTGAAGAATCGACCATCTAGTTCAGTACTTTTCCACTATCTAGTtcaatgtttttttttcttttgtgcatTTACTTATTGGTTGCAGCTAAGATGgaagaataagaaaaaagctATCACTGAATACAGGTTATTTTTCCCCTCTCTTATCTCACAAACACTAACCACCCTCTTTGCTTGTCTAATTGTATATGTTTCTTTCCATCTTCGTATATTCTCTACCGCTTTCACCAAAAACACCGTCAGAAATTTTTTTCCGCTTTTCCTCTGCCCCTGTTCCTTCTCACTCCTTTCTTCCTCTCTTATATTGGCTTCAAGGTTTCTTAGAATCATTCCAACCACTTTGAACGTGGTGATTTTGAGGTGCCAAGGACAAATAATCCCTACAAGATATGGCATCCCTTATATGAATGAATTCGAGGGATGACATGGCACAATACAAACAAGTGGATTTATAATTTAGAATTAATGTACTCATCTGGACAAATTTCCCCAGTTACCCAATCTTTAAAATAAAGAGAGATGTGCTAGACAAGCAATAAATCAGATACATGTTGCATTATTGGTTACAATCAACAGAATTTTTGAGTGGATGCATTAGTTGTGGagagaattaaatcatatggaaGAATGAAGGAAGCAAAGATATCCAACCTTCGGGAGTAGAAGGCGCGCTTGTTTTCGGGAACGAAGACATCGACGCTGTGGATGTTCCCACCATGCGAGGCGATGCACTCCGAGAGCTTGGCGACGATGCCCACCGTATCCTGGCCACCACCACCACCCATCCCAAACACACTCAGAAATTGTCGGCAAGAAAGACCGAACCAGCGGCAGTGGATTGGGAAATCATACTTACAGGGCATTGAAAGACATGAATTCCATGACTGCCGCCGGCAACGGCGGTGGTGGAGGAATGGAAGGCCCGGAAGAAGGCTCCGGTGATTTGGaggatggaggaggaggaggagtagGTGGTGGGTCGTCGGAGGAGAGTCATGGGGTAAGGTCTGGCTCTATTCTTTTTTTCTTGTgtccgtgagagagagagagagggaggggggtggAGGGGGGGAGGACGTGAGGTAGCGAAGGGGGCTTGTCGGGCTCTACCATCACTGTCATTATCTCATCCCAACTCCCTTTGGTGGCAAAGCCCTCAAATGCCCACCACTATTTATTGGATGCTTGTGCTCGCATGGAGAGTGACGACAGCCTCCGGTGGCCGGTGGGTGGTTGCAAGGGGGAGAGCGCGCGGGAAGCGTATTCTTTTCCTCCTTATAATATATATCCATTGCCACTGTTCCTTTTTTTTGGGCGCCGGCGTTCGCGTGTTATGTTTTTTCCCGGTCCATGAC encodes:
- the LOC105059453 gene encoding LOW QUALITY PROTEIN: formyltetrahydrofolate deformylase 1, mitochondrial (The sequence of the model RefSeq protein was modified relative to this genomic sequence to represent the inferred CDS: inserted 1 base in 1 codon); the encoded protein is MTVMVEPDKPPSLPHVLPPSTPLPLSLSHGHKKKRIEPDLXPMTLLRRPTTYSSSSSILQITGAFFRAFHSSTTAVAGGSHGIHVFQCPDTVGIVAKLSECIASHGGNIHSVDVFVPENKRAFYSRSEFIFDPARWPRVVMDNDFSNLSKFFNAKISIVRVPDLDPKHKIAVLASKQEHCLADLLHEWQDGRLPVDIKCVISNHERAPNTHVIRFLERHGIPYHCLPTSPGNKRENEILDLVKDTDFLVLARYMQILSGRFLDSYGKDIINIHHGLLPSFKGGNPSKQAYDAGVKLIGATSHFITEELDAGPIIEQMVERVSHRDNLQSFVQKSENLEKQCLGKAIKSYCELRVLPYELRKTVVF